The DNA segment TTCGGAATGCGGATTTCGGATTGCGGACGACGGATTCATGAGTTCCGCAATCCGCATTCCGCAATGGGTTGCGGGCGTCAGCCCGCGCTGAGCCCGTCAAAGGGCGAGGGGCCGCTTTCTCCGACAGGCTCCTGAAGCGGTGGCCCGTCGGACTCGCCACACCGGTGCGATAGCCCAACGCAAGGGTCCCGGCTGTTCTCACTCCACGGACACCGCGACCCCGCGTGCGGCGAGCGTTGCTGCTATATCGCCGGCGACCAGCGCGGCAGCCTGTTCGTTGTTCTTGAGATGGGCGTCCATGTGGGCCAAACCGAGGCCGCGAACGTATAGGTACGCGTCCTCGCCGGAGCAGAGTTCGCCGATCGGCGGCACCAACTGCGCCAACTGCGCAAACTCCCCCGGGGGCGGCATGGAGCGGAACAACTCGTGGACCTCTTCCACGCGGTCGCAGAAGTGCATGTGGTCGGCGTTGCGGAGGACCACCATGCGCTTGGGCGCCGCGGTCCGGGCGTAGAGCCCGCGCATTCCGTCGAGTGGCAACAGCGTGTCCCGGTCAGCCACGAGGTACAAGGTCGGCACGGGCCGTCCCCAACGCAGTTCGACACTGTCCCGCAGCGCGTCCGCCGGCAGCGGCGTTGCACCGCCGGCCGGCGCCAGGGGCAACGCCGCGCAGACGCGCGGATCCCGTGCGGTGTACGTGAGGGTCGTCCAGCCGCCGAAACTGTGCCCCGTCATCCCGATGCGCGAGAGATCGACCTGGCCCGCCACATCCGTCGCGACGCGGTCGATCATGAAGGCGATATCGACGGGGCGCAGGCCGATGAACTCCTCGAGCATCGTGTGGGTGTGCGGCATGGCCCCCCCGGCCTGCAACGAGATCATCAGTTGGAGGATGTCGAGCACCGTGTTGCCGGTGTGATCGACTGCCGCCACGACGTAGCCGTGGCTCGCAAGATGGGTGCACAGAAACGTCGATTGGCGCCGGTGACCGCCGAAGCCGTGCGAGAACGCGACCAGCGGCCAGCGGGCGTCGCGCGCCGCAGCGTCGCGCACGGCGGCCTGCCACACCGGCGGGAAGCCCGGCATCACGTCGTAGTGGTCACGCGTTGCGTCAGCCAGGTCCTGGCCGGCATGCGCGTCGGTTGCCGGATACCACACCTCGATCGGCAGCGCCCGGTTACCGCGCGCGCTGTCGGTCGCCTCGAGGGTGCGAACGCCAACGGGATAAATGCCACGGGCAAAGGGATCGTACGTCATGGGCAGCTCTCATGACCCGATGATCGCCGTCGCGTCAAGGGAGGGGCGGTGACAGGCCCGCCTAACGAACCGGTAACGTCCGGGTCATGGCGTCGCTGCGCAGGTGGCCCGGGCCGGCCCGACTCAACTAGATCGCCGGCCCCGTCGGACTCGCCACACCGCTGCAAGGCCGCTGCCGACGAGAATAAGTGTACCCGGCTCGGGCACGGGATCGACGCTGAGATCGTCCATCGTGAACGACCCACCGGTCGGTGCGCCGGTAATCCGCACGCTTCCTATCGGTCCGAGGCCCAGGAGCTGGAGAAATTCGTTTGGACTCGACCCTGGGTCGCCGCTTACCGCCGTGTTGCTGTTGTACAGAGAGCTTATGCTACCGATCGATATCGTTCCCGCCGTATCGCTGAAGGCTTCGAGAGTCAGCGCGGTATTATACGTGAAGTAGCCGGAAACCACCCCTACCGCCGTCCCAAACACCAGCGTCATCGGACCGCCATCGTCGGACACGACCGTCCAGCCGGACTGCGGCGGGAATTCGACTTCGTTCAACGAGCCACCGATCGAACCGTCCACCAGGGCAATCGTGTTGCCGAACGTCACCCCTTGCCCGGCGAATTGGCCGGTTACCACCTCCAGATCGACCAGCGACTCGAAATCGATCGGGACCGCGCCGGCGGGCCGTCCCCCCACCAACACGAGCGTTGCCACGGCAAGCGGAGCCAGTAATCGCGTCAGCAGTCCAGTCATCAGTGAGACCCTCGGCGGTTTATACAAAAAGCCCTACCCAGAATGCACCGCCTATGCCACGCACAGTGGCCCTTACGTTAGAATCGACACGGGCCTCGACGGCATCGAGGAATGTACAGTTTCCCTACGCCTGACCCGACCGCAGCGGATCACGGGTCTCGCTTTCGCCCAACCGCGCAACGGTTATTGGGGCGACAGCCGAGAAAGCATGGACTGTACGGAAATCCGACCCGGTCAAGGCGTCGATCGCTTGCGGTCACCCTCCGGGCACCAAACCGCGACGCGACTCGTCTGTCGATCGACTCCTTAGCGCCAGCCTGGAGCAGCGCGTCCGGTTCGGCAGCTTCTCCGGTCTCCCCCGGCTCCGTCGGCGGGGTCGGTATCGCTTTCGCGTTCGGTATCGATCGACTGCCCACCGCGTACTGGGCGCTCGGGGCGATGCTAGCATTTGCCTCGATACCGATACCGATTCATCGGTCGATCCTTCCTTTCCGCCGGCATCTTTCGACCCGGCAGCCGCTGCGTCGCGCGGGCAATTGGTGTAGACAACGGGCGGCGTCTTCGCTTCGCGCCGGAGAGGAGTCACGATGTCCGATTTCGCA comes from the Candidatus Binatia bacterium genome and includes:
- a CDS encoding alpha/beta hydrolase — its product is MTYDPFARGIYPVGVRTLEATDSARGNRALPIEVWYPATDAHAGQDLADATRDHYDVMPGFPPVWQAAVRDAAARDARWPLVAFSHGFGGHRRQSTFLCTHLASHGYVVAAVDHTGNTVLDILQLMISLQAGGAMPHTHTMLEEFIGLRPVDIAFMIDRVATDVAGQVDLSRIGMTGHSFGGWTTLTYTARDPRVCAALPLAPAGGATPLPADALRDSVELRWGRPVPTLYLVADRDTLLPLDGMRGLYARTAAPKRMVVLRNADHMHFCDRVEEVHELFRSMPPPGEFAQLAQLVPPIGELCSGEDAYLYVRGLGLAHMDAHLKNNEQAAALVAGDIAATLAARGVAVSVE
- a CDS encoding PEP-CTERM sorting domain-containing protein — its product is MTGLLTRLLAPLAVATLVLVGGRPAGAVPIDFESLVDLEVVTGQFAGQGVTFGNTIALVDGSIGGSLNEVEFPPQSGWTVVSDDGGPMTLVFGTAVGVVSGYFTYNTALTLEAFSDTAGTISIGSISSLYNSNTAVSGDPGSSPNEFLQLLGLGPIGSVRITGAPTGGSFTMDDLSVDPVPEPGTLILVGSGLAAVWRVRRGRRSS